Genomic DNA from Paenibacillus sp. KS-LC4:
GCCCAGCATCCGAATGCGACTGTCGTTACGTATATTAACTCTTCCGCCGAAATTAAGGCAGAGACTGACATTTGTTGTACATCAGCGAATGCGGTTAACGTTGTAAATTCCGTTGAAGGCCAAGACGTCATTTGGGTGCCGGACAAGAACCTTGGACACTATGTGCAGCAGAAGACCGATAAGAACATGATTATCTGGGAAGGCTACTGCAACACGCATGACATGTTGACGGTGAAGGATGTAGAGGAAATGAAGGCGAAACACCCGAATGCGCAGTTTGTTGTGCATCCTGAGTGCCGCCCTGAAGTGGTTGAGTTAGGTGATTTTGTCGGAAGTACGACAGCAATTATTAAATACTGTAAGGAATCGGATTGCAAGGAGTTCATTGTCGGCACGGAGGATGGCACAGGCTATCAGCTGAGATTGGACAGCCCGGACAAAACATTCCTGTTTGCATCTAAATATTTGGTTTGCCCGAACATGAAGGTTAATAACTTGAAGAAGCTGGTTAAATGTCTTGAAACGATGCAGCCGCAAATCTATGTACCGCCGCATGTGGCGGATCAAGCACGCTTGTCCCTGGAGCGCATGTTACTCGTGAAATAGGAGCAGCATGCGCTACTCCTATGCCTGGAGGCGCTAGAATGATTCCCAGATACCTTATAGACATCAAGCTGGATGAACTGCCGGTAATCGAGAAGGATGTTATTGTGATTGGGGCCGGCATTGCCGGTCTTTTTACCGCACTTCGGGCCAGTGATCGGCATTCCGTGCTGATGATTACGAAGAAGTCGCTGCTTGACAGCAACACCCGCTATGCGCAGGGCGGCATTGCCGCGGTCATATCGGAGGATGATTCACCCGCTTACCACAGCGAGGACACGCTACTTGCCGGAGCGGGGTTGTGCTCGGAGGATGCGGTCAATGTGCTCGTGCATGAGGGTCCGGAAGGTGTAAATCAGCTTATTGAAATGGGCACGCAATTCGATTTGGAAAATGGCGAGTTCGCGCTGACGAAGGAGGGCGCTCACAGCCAGCGTCGTATTTTGCATGCGAATGGGGATGCGACGGGCTACGAAATAGTCCGAGCCCTATCGGAAAAAGCGTTATCCAAGCCGGGTATTGAAGTATGGGACGACCATTTTGTCATTGATTTGGTTACCAATGATGGAGAGTGTGTGGGCGCTGTTGTGCAAAAGCCGGACGGCTCGCGTCTGCTCGTGCGCGGCAAAGCGACCGTTCTATGCTCGGGCGGTGCAGGTCAGCTTTACCGCTATACGACGAACCCTGAGGTAGCGACAGGTGACGGGATTGCTATGGCTTATCGAGCAGGAGCTTTTATTCAGGATGTAGAGTTTGTCCAGTTTCATCCAACCTCCCTATGCTATCCCGGAGCGCCACGTTTTCTGATTTCAGAGGCCGTACGCGGCGAAGGGGCTGTCCTCCGCAATACGCGAGGCGAGCGTTTTATGGAACGCTATCACCATCAGCTGGAGCTGGCGCCGCGTGACGTAGTGGCCCGCGCTATCATTAGCGAGATGGAAGCAACGAAATCAACATTTGTTTATTTGGACGTGACGCATGAGTCGCCGGATATGGTGAAGCATCGTTTTCCGAATATTTATGAATTTTGCTTGCAATATGGTTTGGATTTGACGACAGATTGGATTCCGGTCGCCCCTGCTGCACACTATATGATGGGCGGCGTTAAAACCGATCTCGATGGAGAAACCAATATAAGAAGGCTGTTCGCCTGCGGCGAAGTTTCTTCGACAGGTGTTCATGGAGCTAACCGATTGGCTAGCAATTCGCTTTCGGAGGCAGTCGTGTTCGGTAAGCGGATTGTCGAGAAGATTGATAAACTTGCAGAGCATGCAGAGATTCAGCCTATAATAGAGAGCAGTGTACCGCGCAGCAGTGTGCCGATTCAGGCAGTGGTGGAGCGAAGATTGAAGCTGCAAAAAGTAATGGTCAGGTATGCGGGCTTACAGCGCGATGCCAAGGGTCTCGAGAAGGGGCTGGAGGAGCTGCGGCGCCAGCTGACTATTTTTCAAGCGATGCTGACCAAGCGGGAGGAATTTGAATTTGCCAATATGCTGACATGCGCCCTGCTGACAGCAGAATCCGCTTTGCAGCGGGAGGAGAGCCGCGGCGCGCATTACCGTGAGGACTTCCCAGAGCGCAATGATCAAGTATGGCGCAAGCATACTGTAATGCACCGTGTATACGGAAGAACAGAGGAGCGGTTAACCAATGTTTGAGACAACGCTGGATGGCTATAATGAAGCGCTGCGCGCGCAAATACGCGGCTGGCTCGCTGAAGATATCGGAAGCGGCGATGTAACGACGGCTATGACTATTCCGCATGGGGCGCAGGCTAAGGCCGTCATTCATGTGAAGGAAAATGGACGGATCGCGGGCATTCCAGTAGCGCGCCTTGTGTTTGAAATCGTTGACCCATCGCTAGTTTTCACGGCAAAGGTCGAGGATGGGGAGTATGTTGAACAAGGCACTGTACTCGCTGAGGTAGAAGGCAGCATCCATAGTCTGCTTACAGGAGAGCGTCTAGCGCTTAATTTGATGCAGCGGATGTCCGGCGTGGCGACGAAGACTAGTGCGTTTGTAGCAGCGCTGCAAGGCCTGCCCGTTCGATTGGTCGACACTCGCAAAACGACCCCAGGGCATCGCCTGCTTGAAAAGTATGCCGTTCGCGTAGGCGGCGGCTCGAATCACCGCTTCGGCTTGTATGATGCCGTAATGATAAAGGATAATCATATTAAGGGAGCAGGCGGTATTCGGGAAGCAGTGGAAGCGGCTCGAGCAGGTATTCCCCATACGATGAAGATCGAGGTGGAGACGGAGTCTTTGGAGCAAGTCGATGAGGCGATTGCCTGCGGAGCGGATATTATTATGCTCGACAATATGCCGCATGAGATGATGAAAGCTGCTGTACAGCAAATCAAGCAGCACGCGCCGCATGTTATTGTAGAAGCCTCCGGCAATGTGCGTCTTGATACGATACATGGTATAGCTGCTTGCGGTGTCGACGTCATTTCGGTAGGAGGACTCACCTATTCCTTTCAATCACTCGATATTAGTCTCGACCTGTTTGCGAAGAAGGGAGGAGCCAAGTCTTGATTCTCGTCATTGACGTCGGCAATACGAATATCGTGCTGGGCATTTATCAAGGCAAGGAGCTGCTTCATCACTGGAGACTCAGCACGAATCGTTCTGCTACAGTTGATGAATATGGCATCAATTTTCATCATTTGTTTCATTTTGCCGGCATGCGTCTGGAGCAGATGGAAGGTGTCATTATTTCATCGGTCGTTCCGCCGCTCATGCGGACGTTGGAGCAGCTGTGCATGAAGTATTTGCGCAAAACTCCTTTTATCGTTGGTCCAGGCGTGAAAACCGGACTTAATATCCGGTATGAAAATCCCCGCGAGGTCGGTGCTGACCGCATTGTGAATTCGGTGGCGGGCATCGTCAAATATGGCAGTCCGCTTATTGTCGTCGATTTCGGGACGGCAACGACGTTTGATTACATTGATGCTGCTGGCAGCTATTTGGGCGGCGCTATTGTGCCGGGCATTGCGATATCGACAGAGGCGCTTTATCAGCGGGCGGCGAAGCTGCCGCGCATTGAGCTGGTGAAGCCGCCAAGCGTCATCGGCCGCAATCCGGTCACCTCCATGCAGGCGGGTATTATATATGGCTATGCAGGGCAAGTGGACGGTATCGTGCGCAGAATCCGCAAGGAATTTAAAGTATCGCCCCGAGTTATCGCCACGGGCGGCTTGGCTGAGTTAATTAGCTCGGAATCGGAAACGATAGATGAGGTTGATCCGCTGCTGACGTTAGAAGGCTTGCGTATCATATATGAACGGAATCAGGAGGGATAAATGATGGAGCAAAGGAAAGATTTTTTGGTGCGCGGCACGGCATGGGAAGGGAAAATTCGTGTTTTTGCTGCCCGTACGACGCAATTGGTCGATGAGCTGCAACGCCGGCACGGCACTCTACCGACGGCAACGGCAGCGCTGGGCAGAACGGCAACGGCTGGAGCTATTATGGGCGCCATGCTGAAAGGCGAAGAAAAGCTGACGATTCAAGTGAAGGGCGAAGGCCCAATGGGACAAATTGTCGTCGATGCAAATGCTCATGGAGAAGTGCGAGGCTACACGGACAATCCACTCGTTCTGCTTCCAAGCAATGCGCAAGGAAAACTGGACGTTGCAGGTGCCGTAGGCCATAGCGGTTATATTCATATTACTAAGGATCTTGGGCTGAAGGAGCCTTATCGCGGCAGCGTTCCGATTGTTTCCGGAGAGCTTGGCGAAGACTTCACCTATTATTTTGCTGTATCGGAGCAGACGCCTTCCGCAGTTGGGCTTGGCGTGCTGGTTGATGAAGACGGCCGCGTCATTCATGCTGGCGGCTTTATCGTACAGCTGATGCCAGGACTTACAGATGCGGAAATTACGAAGCTGGAGAAAGCGCTCAGCACCATGCCTCCGCTCACAGCCCTGCTTGATCAAGGCGAGACGCCAGAAGGGCTGCTGAAATGGGTCGTCGGCGATGATGTTGTCATTCATGAGTCGCTGGACTTGCATTTTCAATGCAAATGCTCCCGCGATCGCGTAGAGCAGACCTTGATCAGCATGGGTGAATCGGAATTGCAGCAAACGATTGAAGAAGAAGGTAAAGCAGAGGTCGTCTGTCACTTCTGTAATGAGGCGTACCAGTTTAACCGTGTAGAGCTTGAGCAATTGCTCGAACAAGCCAAACCGAAGCCGATCCATTAATATGGAGGCTACCGGGCAATGAATAAAATCGGAGTAGTGAGGACGATTGTCGTCATTCAGGCGTTATGTATGATCGTGCTAAGTGTAGTTGTTGTAGTGAGATTGTCGCCTTTTTCTGAAGGGATGCCGGATCATGACTCAGATTCAGGAACACGTGCAGAAACAGGCAATGAGGTTGTGCCAGGCGGCTTGGATCATGATAAAATTGTAGCCATAATTGGCGATCGCAGCATTAGGGAAAGCGAATTGATGAATGTGCTTAGCGAGCAATATGGCCAAGCTACCCTCAAGCTGATGATGATTCACAGCGCCATTGACCAAGAGGCCGCCTCGCAGCAGCTTGAAGTGACCGCTGCGGAGCAGCAGAGAGCTGTTGAGGAGCAGGCAGCGGGATATGATAGCGAAGAGGACTTTTACCGCATAATGGACCAGCAGTTGGGTATGTCCAAAGAGGATGTTTTGAAGGATACGAAGTACAGGCTGTTGACTGAAAAAATAGCAATTCAAAAAGTGGATGTGCCTGATGCTGAGGTTGAACGCTACATTGCGGATCATGAGGAGCAATACGGCGACAGGCTGCAATATCGCTTATCCTGGATTGTGACGGCGAATGTGGAAGAGGCGAACCGCGTGCTGGATAGGCTCTCTGAGGGAGCGGACTTTGCGCAAGCAGCGGCTAAGTATTCGATAGATGCCTTTACAGCAGATGCTGGCGGTGATTTAGGCCTAATTGATGCTGATGACCCGTTTCATGAGCAGGCAATTCTTTCGGCGGCAAGCAAGCTGGGTACGGGAGAGATTGCTGGCCCGATAGCGATTGCCGAAGGGTATGCCATCATTCGTTTGATGGAGCGCCACACAACGGATAAGCCACAGGGTCAGCAGCTATATGAGCTGGTCCGCAAAGAGCTGGCATTATCACAGGCTCCTTCCCTAAGCCAAATTGAGCAGCAGCTATTGGAGAAATATGACGCTGTCACCTTTCCATAAATATAAGAAATTTTAGGTTTGTCCATAAGCTTCCATTATATTGGAGCATCATATAGTTGTGTTCGCCAGATGATTAGAAAATGGGCGAACCATTCTGCTTTTTCAAAATGTAAGCATTTATAAGGCTTCCACTTATAGCGGGCTTATATTTCAGCGCAAATGGATGCTTTATCGGTCAGGGATGGCGTTAGCCAGCCGTACTCGCATGAAGGAAATGAAGGTATTGACAACGAATACAACTCATTGATAAGATGGAATTAGTTTAAAAACCAACTGAATCAGTCGGAATAAGGAGGAAGTATGACATATGGCAAAAATCGTGCAAAGCATTACTGACCTAATTGGTGATACACCGCTAGTTCGCTTGAATCGTCTAGTTCCTGAGGATAGCGCTGAGATTTATGTAAAGCTTGAATATCAAAATCCAGGTGCGAGCGTAAAAGACCGTATCGCAATCAGCATGATTGAAGTAGCTGAGCAGGAAGGCATCATCAAGCCAGGCGATACAATTGTTGAGCCTACGAGCGGCAACACGGGTATTGGTCTGGCATTGGTAGCAGCAGCTAAAGGCTATAAAGCTATCCTCGTTATGCCTGAGACGATGAGTATTGAGCGCCGCAACCTGCTTCGTGCTTATGGTGCAGAAGTTGTTCTGACGCCAGGCTCAGAGGGCATGAACGGAGCTGTTCGCAAAGCGGAAGAGCTGGCGAAAGAAAATCCGTCCTATTTTATCCCGCAGCAGTTCAATAACCAAGCGAATGTGAAAATCCACCGCGAAACAACAGGTCCAGAAATTGTTGAGGCGATCAACTCTCTGGATGGCAAGCTGGATGCATTCGTAGCGGGTATTGGTACTGGCGGTACGATTACGGGTACTGGTGAAGTACTGAAAAAGAACTTCAAGGATATTAAAATTTATGCGGTTGAGCCTGCGGCTTCCCCACTGCTTTCGGGTGGACAGCCGGGACCTCACAAAATTCAAGGAATTGGCGCTAACTTTGTGCCGACGATTTTGAATCGTGAAATCTATGACGAGGTCATTACGGTTGAAAATGATGATGCATTCGACTACGCACGCCGTGCTGCGAAAGAAGAAGGCATCCTGTGCGGAATTTCCTCCGGTGCTGCGATCTATGCTGCTTTGAAGGTAGCGAAGGAGCTTGGCAAAGGCAAGCGCGTTATTGCGGTTGTTCCAAGTAACGGTGAGCGTTACCTCAGTACGCCGCTGTTCAATTTCGAGAACTAACACTTATGTCTAATCGGAGCCGTGCCCGAAGCAGGAGCGGTATACCGTTTGACTGGCCTTCCATTCATTTGAGTGGAGGGCTTTTTATATTCTAACAATTTATAAGTTTCATCCTTATATCCGCTTAGAATACTCCGACAAAGCTCTTCGCTCGTCCCAAAAGGACGACGAAGTCGTTTTTGCTTGTATGGCGGCAGCGCTCTTTCCTTTTGGGCGGGTATTCTGTATACTAGGCAAAATAAACATGCTTGTCGATCGGGGGTTGGAAGGTGATGTTCACCGCCTTTGACTATTGGTTAGGGTGGCACGCCGAGCGGAAGTATACGACTTTTCCACTGCTGCGGGAGCTGCCGCTTGGAGAAGAAGGCGTCGCTTCATGGGAAGAGGCATGGCGGGATGCATCGCCGTATGCTTTTGTACTGGAGAGCGGTAAGGATGGACGCTATACGTATCTCGGCTTGCAGCCGGAGAGCGTCATTCGCGGCAAAGGCTTGGAGGCGGAAGCCCGGACGCTGCGGATAGATGGAGCTGAAGCTTCAGATGATGCTGATTCGACCTTGCGCTACCAGGGCAAGCCGCTCGAAGTGGTGCGGAGCTGGATGGAGCCATATCGCTCGCCAAAGCTTGAAGCAGCTGGCACGCCGAAGTGGACGGGCGGATGTGTCGGATTTTGGAGCTATGACGTCATTCGTTCGATTGAACGGCTGCCGGAGCTGACGGAAGATGATTTGAATGTGCCGGATTATTTATTTTTGCGTTTAAATGAGCTATGGATTGTCGATCATAGCGACAAGAAGCTATATTGCGCTGTGCACACTCCTGTGCCAAGTGAAGCAGGGCAAGAGGAGCTGAGACTGCTATATGTGCAGGCTTGCTCACGAGCCGGCGAGATGGCTGCTTATTGGCAGGAGCGCTTCGGGAGCGCAGCGAATGGCCAGCGAGAAGAGAAGGATGCTGAAAGCAAAAGCGATAGCCGCCGATTGCGGCTTGAGCGGCAGCGGCTCGCTGACGATGCTTCCCTGCACGGCAATGGGGACGCGCTGGATGGGATCAGCACGCGGTTTTCGAAGGAAGCTTTTGAAGAGGCAGTTCGGCAAATTCAGCGCTACATCGGACAAGGCGATGTATTTCAGGTGAATTTATCGGTACGCCAGAGCCGGGCGCTTGCTGCGCAGCCGGAAGAGCTGTACGAGTGGCTGCGTCTCATTAATCCTTCTCCTTATATGGGCTTTCTGCGCTGCCCTGACTTTCAACTCGTGTCGGCTTCGCCGGAGCTGCTGGTTGAGCGTCGCGGCGACTTGCTTGCAGCCCGCCCTATTGCCGGAACGCGCAGGCGCGGCCGTACAGAAGCAGAAAATGAGCTTATGGCGGAGGAGCTGCGGACAAGCGAGAAGGAGCGAGCCGAGCATATTATGCTGGTCGATCTGGAGCGCAACGATTTGGGACGGATTTCGGCTTACGGCACAGTGAAAGTGGAAGAGCTGATGGTAATTGAGCAATATTCGCATGTGATGCATTTGGTATCCCAGGTCGAGGGGCGGCTTGCCGAGGGCAAGGATGCTTATGATGTCATTGCGGCGACTTTCCCGGGCGGCACCATTACAGGCGCTCCCAAAATCCGCACGATGGAAATTATTGAAGAGCTGGAGCCTGTGAGGCGCGGTCCTTATACCGGCTCGCTCGGATGGATTGACTATAATGGCGATATGGAATTTAATATTATTATACGAACGATGGTCATCAAGGATGGCATGGTGCATATTCAGGCTGGAGCAGGCATTGTTATTGATTCCAAGCCGGAGCGCGAATATAAGGAATCATTAAGCAAGGCCAAGGCGTTGTGGAAGGCGATTGAGTATAGTGAGCGGTTCAGGCAGGCTGCGCCAAGCGGGCGCAAACAATAGAGGGGGCGCATGCGATGATTCTCGTAATAGATAACTATGATTCGTTTACCTACAACCTTGTGCAATATTTAGGCGAGCTTGGCGAGGACATTGTGGTCAAAAGAAATGATGAGCTGGAGCTGGCGGACATTGAGCAGCTGGCACCTGATCATATTTTGATTTCTCCGGGACCCTGCTCTCCGAATGAGGCGGGCATCAGTCTGTCGCTGATTGAGCATTTTAAAGGGAAAATTCCGATTTTCGGCGTATGCCTTGGCCATCAGGCAATCGGACAAGCGTTTGGCGGCGATGTCATACGCGCAGAGCGCCTGATGCATGGCAAAACCTCGCAAATGGTGCATGACGGCAAGACGATTTTTGAAGGCATCCCTTCACCGTTCACCGCAACCCGTTACCATTCCCTTATCGTGAAAAAAGAAACCCTGCCTGACTGTCTTGAAATCAGCGCAGAAACAGCGGAAGGCGAAATTATGGCCCTTCGCCATAAAGAATACCCGATTGAAGGGGTGCAATTCCATCCAGAATCCATTATTTCCGAGCATGGTCTGACGCTGCTGCGTAACTTTTTGAAAATTCGTACAGGCGCGCCGCGATGAAGGTTGCGTTGGGCGGCGTTGTCTTGGATGCTGAGCAAGCTGTGATCTCAATATATGATCACGGCTTTTTGTACGGTTTGGGTTTGTTCGAGACGTTTCGGACCTATGGCGGCCGCGCATACTTGCTGGAGCGGCATTTGCGGCGTCTGGAAGCAGGTTGTTTGTCGCTGGGCATCCGCTACAAAGCGGATCAAACCGCGCTGGAGGCGAGCATTGCCAAGCTGCTTCAGGCAAATGAGCTGACGGACGGCTATGTCCGGCTGACCGTTACAGCGGGCGAAGGCGGGCTAGGCTTGCCGATGGGCGATTACGAGCAGCCGCAGGAGTTGATCTTGATGAAGGCGCTGCCTCCCTATCAGGCGGAGCTTTATGAGCATGGCCGCGAGCTTAGGCTGCTGCATACGAAGCGCAATACGCCAGAGGGCGAGATCCGACTTAAATCGCTGCACTATATGAATAATATTATAGCGAAGCGCGAGCTTGCCGCGAGCGATGCCTCGCCGGGGGCAGAGGGATTGATGCTGAGCGGCGATGGCCTGCTGACGGAAGGTATCGTCAGCAATCTTTTTTTCGCCCAGGACGGGGTTATTCGGACGCCTGCGGTAGATACGGGCATCCTGCCTGGCATTACGCGAGAGCGTGTGTTAGAGCTTGCCCGTGCGGCGGGCTTTCAGGTGGAGGAGGGCTACTACAGCTGGAATCAGCTGCTGGGGGCAGATGAAATATGGCTGACGGGCTCTGTACAGGAGCTGGTCCCGGTGACGCGGTTAAGTGGTACCGACGGCACTCAGGTGCAGGTTGGCAAAGGGGCAGCTGCGGGAATCGGCGTGGGCTACGAATCGGCAAGAAATGCAGCCATGCTTGAACCCGCCGCGGCAGAAGCTAGGCCTATCGCTGGGCCGATCACTCGTCAGCTTCTAAAGGCCTATCGCTCTGATACGATGAGAAGCAAGTAAGGCAGGAGCGTCAGGCGACTGCATATTAAGACTAGTATAGCTAAAGGTGTGAGCGTAGCTTATGAATACAGCAAGAGAAGGCAAGCTTGAATATTACAGCAGGAGCTATGGGCTGGCTTGCGGCAATCGGCTGGAGCTGGGCAAGCGCACGCTGATTATGGGCATATTGAATGCGACGCCGGATTCTTTCTCTGATGGCGGGAAATTTAATGCAGTGGAGGCGGCTGTCAGCCGCGCAGTGGAGATGGTCGCGGAGGGCGCAGATATTATTGATATCGGCGGCGAGTCCACACGTCCAAACTTTGTGCCGGTCGATGCGGAGGAGGAGCTGCGCCGCGTAATTCCGGTCATTCAAGCTGTCCGCGCCGCACTGCCGAACATCGCCATTTCGATTGATACGTATAAGGCAAAGACTGCGCGCCATGCGCTCGAAGCAGGAGCAACGATTATTAATGATATTTGGGGACTCAAATATGATGAGGAAATGGCGTCAGTCGCAGCCGCGTGTGGCTGCCCGGTTATTTTGACACATAATCGCACGAATCCCGTCTATCTGGCCGCTGATTTTGTAGAGGATGTTATTGCCGATTTGAAAGAAAGCATTCAAATCGCAATACATGCCGGCGTGAAGGAGGAGCAGATCTGGCTCGATCCCGGCCTTGGCTTTGCCAAAACCTATGAGCAAAATATGGAGCTGCTAGGACGGCTCGCCGAGCTGCATGCTCTTGGCTATCCCGTGCTGCTAGGTACTTCACGCAAGAGCTTTATTAGGCAGACGCTTGATCTGCCAAGGGAAGAGCTGGTCGAGGGTACGGCAGCAACGACGGCGCTTGGCATTGCCCAAGGCTGCCAAATCGTTAGGGTGCATGATGTTCGCGCGAATAAAAGAACAGCTGTGATGTCGGACGCGATTATTTATCCGCGTTTTTCAAAATATAAGAATTTATAAGTTATGCACTTATAAATGAGCTTATATTTCTCTGACAAAGCTCTTCGCTCGTCCTAGAAGGACGAAGAAGTCGTTTTTGCTTGTAGATTCAGATATAAGTATAAGGGGCGTAAGCTTATGGATAGAATGCTTGTGAAAGGCATGCAGTTTTACGGTTATCACGGTGTATTTGCTGAGGAGAACAGGCTGGGCCAAAAATTTGGCGTCGATTTGGAGCTGTTGCTCGATTTGGATAAGGCGGCAACGCTGGATGATTTGGAAGCAACGGTGAACTATGCCGAATTGCATGCGTTAACGAAGAAAATTGTCGAAGGAACGCCGTTTAAATTGATTGAAGCTTTAGCGGGTAGCATTGCAACCCAGTTGTTAGCGGCTTATACTATGATAAATGAAGTAACGGTTCGTGTGACGAAGCCGAACCCACCGTTCGACATTCATTTTGATGGCGTGACGGTAGAGCTGCGCAGAAAGCGGGATGCTGATGGACGCGTTGTCACCGTTTAATTCGCCCGCCTACGCTTATGTGGCTCTAGGTTCAAATGT
This window encodes:
- the folP gene encoding dihydropteroate synthase, with translation MNTAREGKLEYYSRSYGLACGNRLELGKRTLIMGILNATPDSFSDGGKFNAVEAAVSRAVEMVAEGADIIDIGGESTRPNFVPVDAEEELRRVIPVIQAVRAALPNIAISIDTYKAKTARHALEAGATIINDIWGLKYDEEMASVAAACGCPVILTHNRTNPVYLAADFVEDVIADLKESIQIAIHAGVKEEQIWLDPGLGFAKTYEQNMELLGRLAELHALGYPVLLGTSRKSFIRQTLDLPREELVEGTAATTALGIAQGCQIVRVHDVRANKRTAVMSDAIIYPRFSKYKNL
- the folB gene encoding dihydroneopterin aldolase, with translation MDRMLVKGMQFYGYHGVFAEENRLGQKFGVDLELLLDLDKAATLDDLEATVNYAELHALTKKIVEGTPFKLIEALAGSIATQLLAAYTMINEVTVRVTKPNPPFDIHFDGVTVELRRKRDADGRVVTV